Within the Mumia flava genome, the region GACACGTGATCGTGTCCCGCCCTTCTGTCGGTTCCGCCACTGCTCGAGGCGGAGCGACTTCCCCCCGCTGGTCGAGGCGGAGCGAAGCGACGATCGAGACCCCTCAGGCCGGGGCGTCACCGTTCTCGGACTGCTCCGCCTGCTGCTTGGCGACCTCGGCGCGCACCTCGTCCATGTCGACCTCGCGTACCGCGTCGATCACCTGCTCCAGCGCCGTAGCGGGGAGCGCCCCGGGCTGGTTGAAGAGCAGGATGCCGTCGCGGAACGCCATCAGCGTCGGGATCGAGGTGATCTGGAGGCCACCGGCGAGCTCCTGCTCGGCCTCGGTGTCGACCTTGGTGAACGTGATGTCCTCGTGGGACTCCGACGCGGCCTCGAAGACCGGCGCGAACTGGCGGCACGGGCCGCACCAGGAGGCCCAGAAGTCCACCAGCACGATCCCGTCGGAGGAGATCGTGTCCATGAAGCTGTCAGCGGTCAGGGCGGTCGTTGCCATGTCTATCCGTTCCGATCGTGTCGGGAAGTCCGTTCTCGCCTGGTTCAACAGCGGACCGGCCGCACATGTTCCCGGCGCGCTCCCGTACGGCACGCCCGCGTCAGTGTCGAAGATCGAGGTCACTCCGTGTCAACGTTCTTCGACACTGAGGGAAGCGCCCGCCCTCAGGGGTTCTCGGCGCGGTGCGGGTGCGCTGGGTAGACGCCCATCACCTGCACCTCGGTGGAGAAGAACGCCAGCTCCTCGAGCGCCCGGGCGAGCGCCGGCTCGTCCGGATGCCCGTCGACCTCCGCGAGGAACATCGTCGCCGCGAACGCACCCCCGACCATGTAGCTCTCGAGCTTGGTCATGTTGATGCCGTTGGTCGCGAACCCGCCGAGCGCCTTGTAGAGCGCCGCCGGGATGTTGCGCACGTTGAAGATGAACGTCGTCACCGTCGGCCCGATCCCCACCGGCGGGACATCCGGGGTCCTCGACAGCACCACGAACCGCGTCGTGTTGTGGTCCTCGTCCTCGACGTGCCGCGCCAGCGTCTCCAGCCCGTACGTCTGCGCGGCCAGCGGCGTCGCGAGCGCGGCCTTGGTCGGGTCCGCCCACTCGGCGACCTCGCGCGCGGCGCCGGCGGTGTCGCCGGAGATCACCGGGACGAACCCGTGCTCGCGGATGATCTTGCGGCACTGCCCGAGCGCGTGCACGTGGCTGTGGACCTCGCGGACCTGGTCGATGGCCGTCCCCGGGACGACGAGCAGGTCGAAGTGGATCGGCAGGAAGTACTCGCCGACGATGTGCAGCCCGCTGGTCGGCAGGAAGTGGTGGATGTCCGCGACGCGGCCCGCGAGCGTGTTGTCGATCGGGATCATCGCCAGGTCTGCGCTCCCGTCGCTGACGGCGGCGAACGCGTCCTCGAACGACGCGCACGCGACGGGCTCGGCGTCCGGGTACGCGTCGGCGCAGGCGATGTGCGAGTTCGCGCCGGGCTCACCCTGATAGGCGATCCGGCGCGGGCCCTGGCCGGGAGCGGGCGTGCCGGATCCGGCGGTGTCGGGTGCAGCGTCGACGGTCACCGCGCCATCATCGCAGCAGCGGCTCAGCCGATGCGGCCGGCGCCGTCCTCGGGCGCGACCACGAACGTCCGCGGCTCCGTGAACTCGACCCGCGCGAACGCCGCGACCACCGCTTCGGTCAGCGCTTCGACCCGCTCGGCGTCGACGAGCGCGATCGCGCTCCCGCCGAACCCGCCGCCGGTCATCCGCGCACCGAGCGCGCCGTTCTCCAGCGCGGTCTCCACCGCCAGGTCCAGCTCCGGAGCACTCACCTCGTAGTCGTCGCGCAGCGACGCGTGCGACGCCGACATCAGCTGGCCGAACTGCGCCCAGTCACGCGACGACAGCGCCCGTACGGCCGAGCGCACCCGCTGCGTCTCGGTGATCACGTGCCGCAGCCGCGCCTTGAGCACCGGGTCGTCGACCTTCAGCACGGCGTCCGGCGGCGCGGTCGCCAGCACCTCGAGATCCAGCAGACCGGTGAGCTCCTCGGTCTGCGCCCGCCGCTTGCCGTACTCCCCGTCGGCGAGGCTGTGGCGTGCCTGCGTGTCGATCACGACCAGCGCGTACCCGTCGGCGACCCAGTGGGCCGGCACCGCCTCGACGGTCGGCGGCGTCGGAGCGGTCTCGATCAGTAGGGCGTGGCCGGACTGCCCGCACATCGCCGCGAGCTGGTCCATCGAGCCGGTCGGCGCCCCGACGTAGTCGTTCTCGGCGCGCTGGCACAGCAGCGCCGTCTCGATCGGGTCGAGCGACCACCCCTCCATCCCGGCCAGCGCGACCGCGACCCCGCACTCGATCGCGGCCGAGCTCGACAGGCCGGCGCCGAGCGGCACGTCGGAGTCGATCACGAGGTCGGCGCCGGAGACCCGGTGCCCCGCCTGCGCGAGCGACCAGACCGTGCCGGCGACGTAGCGCGCCCAGCCCTGGACGTCGCCCGGCGCGGTGTCGACACCGAACTCGACCGACTTCTCCGTTATCCCCGACCAGACCCGCACGCGGCCGTCGTCACGGCGGCGGACCTTGACGGTCGTGCGCCGGTCGATCGCGATCGGCAGGACCGGGCCGCCGAGGTAGTCGAGGTGCTCGCCGATCAGGTTCACCCGGCCGGGAGCCGCCCAGGTCGTGACCTCGCCGTCGGCCGCCTTCTCGTGCGCACTCATGGCCCCATCCTGGACTACGGCGCCTGGCTAGGCTGTCGGCGTGGACCAGACCCTGTGGAACGTGGCCCTGGTCGGGCTGTTCATCATCGTCGGTGGAGTGTTCGCGGCCGCGGAGATGGCCCTGGTCTCGATCCGTGACTCGCAGCTCGCCGAGATCGCGACCCGGGGCAAGCGCGGTGCGACGGTGGCCCGGCTGGCCTCGGACCCGAACCGTTTCCTGTCCGCCGTGCAGATCGGCGTCACCCTGTCGGGATTCCTGTCGGCGGCCTTCGGCGGAGCGACGCTCGCGGGCGACCTGAGCCCCGTCCTCGAGGACGCCGGGATGGCGCCCGGCGTCGCGTCCGTGGTCGCGCTGGTCGGGATCACGATCCTGATCTCGTACCTGTCGATCGTCTTCTCCGAGCTCAGTGCGAAGCGCCTGGCGATGCAGCACGCCGTCGCGTTCTCGATGGCGCTCGCGCCCGGCGTCGACCTGATGGCCCGGATCGCGACGCCGGTGATCTGGCTGCTGTCGGTCTCGACGAACTTCGTCGTCCGGATCCTCGGCGGCGACCCGTCCGCGGCCCGCGAGGAGATCACCGACGTCGAGCTGCGCGGTCTCGTGCAGACCACCGAGGGGCTCTCGGACGAGGAGCGGCGGATCGTCGACGACGTCTTCTCCGCCGGCGACCGGCACGTCCGCGAGGTCATGCTGCCGCGGACCGAGGTCGACTTCATGGACGCCTCGATGCCCGTCTACAAGGCGGTCGAGCTGGCCCGCGAGCAGCCGCACTCGCGCTACCCGGTGATCCGCGGCACCGCCGACGAGGTCGAGGGGTTCGTCCACGTCCGCGACCTGTTCGACCCCGCGATGCAGGGCCGCTCCGTACGGGTGGGTGAGCTGGTCCGCGACATCGTCGTGATCCCGGGGACCCGCAACGTGCTGGCCGCGATGACCGACATGCGTCGCGCGGGCGTGCACCTCGCGATCGTGATCGACGAGTACGGCGGCACCGACGGGATCGTGACGCTCGAGGACCTCGTGGAGGAGGTCGTCGGCGACATCCGCGACGAGTACGACACCGCGGAGCGGGCCGCGACGGGGTTCGTCGGCAACACGATGGTCGTCGAGGGTCTGCTGAACATCGAGGACTTCGCCGACGAGACCGGGGTGGCGCTGCCCGACGGCCCGTACGAGACCGTCGCCGGGTACGTGACGGCGCGGCTCGGGCGGATCCCGGAGGTCGACGACGTGGTCACGTACGAGGGGTTCCGGCTCGTGGTGGCGGCGAAGGACGGTCGGAGGGTCGCGCAGCTGCGCCTGGAGCGTGACGAGGGCCGGGCCGAGCTGGGGCTCGACGAGGGCTGAGCCGCACCCGCCCGGGCAAATCCGGTGGACCGGAGCGCGGAGCCTGCTGGCAGAATCGGAGCATGCCCGATCCGTCCTCGCGTCCCCGTGTGTTCTCCGGCATCCAGCCGACCGCCGACTCGTTCCACTTCGGCAACTACCTGGGTGCCCTGCAGCACTGGATCCGCCTGCAGGACGACCACGATGCCTTCTACTGCGTCGTCGACATGCACGCGATCACGGTCGACTACGACCCGGCCGCGCTGCGGGAGCGGACGTACCGCTCGGTCGCGCAGCTGCTGGCCCTCGGGCTCGACCCGCAGCGGGCCTCGGTGTTCGTGCAGAGCCATGTCCCGGAGCACGCGGAGCTCGCGTGGGTCCTGAACTGCATCACCGGCCTCGGCGAGGCGCAGCGGATGACGCAGTTCAAGGACAAGGCGGCCAGGGGGGGCCTCAACCAGGCCTCGGTCGGGCTGCTGACGTACCCGATGCTGATGGCGTCGGACATCCTGCTCTACCAGACCCAGGGCGTGCCGGTCGGCGAGGACCAGCGTCAGCACCTCGAGCTCACCCGCGACCTCGCGCAACGGTTCAACGGCCGCTTCGGCGAGACCTTCACCGTGCCCGAGCCGATCATCATCGCCGACACCGCGAAGATCGTGGACCTCCAGGACCCGACGATCAAGATGAGCAAGTCCGCGTCGTCGCCGAAGGGGATCGTCGACGTGCTGGACGATCCGAAGTCCGCGGCGAAGAAGATCCGGTCGGCGGTGACCGACTCCGAGGCCGAGGTGCGCTTCGACCGCGAGGAGAAGCCCGGCGTCTCGAACCTGCTGACGATCTACTCCGCGCTCACCGGCCGCAAGGTCGACGAGATCGCGGGGCAGTACGCCGGGCAGGGGTACGGCGCGTTCAAGGTCGACCTGAGCGAGATCGTGGCGGACTTCGTCGGCCCGCTGCGCGCGGCGACGATGGAGCTGCTCGACGACCGGGCCGAGCTCGACCGGATCCTCGGCGAGGGTGCGGCGCGTGCGCGCGAGGTCTCGCAGGCCACGCTCGACGCGGCGTACGACCGGGTGGGATTCGTCCGCGCCCGCTGATCGGGGCGGGTTCGGTCTCGATCGCTCGCGCCGCTCGCGCCTCGACCACCGGAGGGAGCTCGCTCCGCTCGCGCCTCGACCACCGGAGAGGTTCCGGATCGAGACGCGTCGTACGGCGTTGCGGCCTCGACTGCGACCGCCGATCTGCCGCTAGGGTGTCCGCATGCCCACGATCGGCGTCGCGATTCCCGTCCCCGAACCCTGGGGCAGCGAGTTGCGGGCGCACCGCGCCGACTTCGGGGACCCGGAGGCGGCGCGGATCCCCAGCCACGTGACGCTGCTCCCGCCGACCGAGGTCGAGGACACCGATCTGCCGAAGGTCTACGAGAAGCTCGCCGACGATGCGCGGGCGGTCGACCCGTTCCCGATGCGGCTGCGGGGGACGGGCACGTTCCGCCCGGTCTCGCCCGTGGTCTTCGTCGCGGTCAGCGAGGGGATCTCCAGCACGGAGGTGCTCGCGAAGCACGTGCGCGACGGACTGCTGGTCGGCCAGCTCGAGTTCCCGTACCACCCGCACGTCACCGTCGCCCACCACCTCGACGACGCGGCGCTCGACCGCGCGTACGCGACGCTCGCGGACTTCGAGTGCGACTTCGAGGTGCGCTCCTTCGCGCTGTACCGGCACGATGATGCGGATGGCTGGAGCCCGTCGCAGGAGTTCACGCTCGGCTGACACGCGCGACACGCGCGACCGGCGGACCGTACGACCGGCGAGGAAGAGGTGGGGGACCTGATCGCACGGCTGAAGGAGTGGTTCGAGCGCCAGCGGCGTCGGTGGCCGCTGCTCGACCACGTCGTCCGGATGGTCCAGTACGTCGGTGCGGTGAAGGGGACGCTGCTGGCCGGTGCGATCACCTACTTCGGCTTCCTGTCGGTCTTCCCGCTGCTCGCGCTCGCGTTCGGCCTGATCGGCAAGGTCAGCCAGTGGTTCCCCGACCTCGACGACGCGCTGGCGACCGCGGTCAGCGAGGTCTTCCCGGGCATCATCACCACCGAGGACCCGCCGCCGACGGGGCAGATCTCGATCGAGCAGATCGCCGGCTCGAGCGACGCGGTGATCGGGATCGGCTCCGTGCTCCTGCTGTACACCGGGCTGGGGTGGATCTCGCGGATGCGGGCGGTGCTCGCGACGATGTTCGACGTCCCGGAGCAGCGGGAGTTCGGGTTCGTCCCCGGCAAGCTGCGGGACCTGGCGGTGCTGATCCTGACCGGCGTCGTCCTGATCCTGTCGGTCAGCATCTCCGGTGCGGTCACGCAGTACGTCGGCGACCTCCTCGATCTGGTCGGCGTCCGCAGCGGCGTGGCGGAGCTCGGGATCGGTGTCCTGAGCGTGCTGCTCGGCGTGGCCAGCGGGGCTCTGCTGTTCTTCACCATGTACAAGCTCCTGTCGGGGACCGACGTGCCGAACCGCTCGCTGTGGCAGGGGGCGCTGCTCGCGGCGGTCGGCTTCGAGATCCTCAAGCAGCTCGCCTCGTTCGTCCTGGGCAACGTCGCCGGCGGCGCTCTCGCGACCTTCACGGTGGCGGTGACGATGCTGGTCTGGATCTACTACTTCTCCCAGCTGATCGTGTACGGCGCGGGCTGGGCGGTGACCTCGAGAGCGGCGCGGCACCGGGCCGTGGTGCCGCGCGTCGAGACCGTCCCGTCACCCGGGACCGCGGCGATCACGCCGGTCGGACGTGCGCCGGAGCGCCAGGACGCGGGCGCGGTCGGACGCGCTGCGTTCGTCGGGGCGGGAATCGTCGCGGCGGCGTGGGCGTGGGTGCGCTGGGACAAGAAGCGCGGCGCCTGACGCGTCAGGCGCGGTCGACCTCGGGGCCGCCCGGCTCGTCGGCGGTGGCGCCGAGGTGCTCGACGAGCATCCGGCGGAACGCCTGCGACGCGAGCGGCAGGGCCTCCGTACGGCGGTGCGCCAGCGCGATCGTCCGTGTGAGCCGCGGTCGTTCGATCGGCGTGCCCCGCAGCCCGGGACGCGACGCGAGGACCATCGGCGGCACCACCGCGTACCCCAGCCCGTCCTCGACGAACCGCAGCACCGCTCCCATCTCGCCGCCCTCGATCGCGAGCGTCGGCTCGAAGCCGGCGTCGAGGCACGCGTTCGTCGTGGTGTCGCGCAGGTCGTAGCCCTCGCGGAACGTCACCAGCGGCACACCCTCGAGATCGGCCACCGCGATCGGGTCGTCGCCGAAGCGTGACGGCGTCCCCGCCGGCCTCGCCAGCACGAGCCGCTCGCGCAGCAGCGGGGTCGCGACCAGGTCAGGGTCGCCGGCGCGCAGCGGGACGATCACGAGCGCCAGGTCGAGGTCGCCGCGTCCCAGGCCGCGGGTGAGGGTGCGCGACCCGCCCTCGGTGACCTCGAGCTCGATGCCCGGGTGGGCCGCGCGGAACGCCGCGAGCGTGCCCGACATCAGCCCGTCCCACATCGACGGCGTGGCGCCGATCCGGACGCGGCCGCGCTGCAGCCCGGAGACCTCGCGCACTGCGCGCAGGCCCTCGTCGACCTCGATCAGGATCTCCTGCGCATGGGGGAGCAGGGCCTCGCCGGCCGGGGTCAGCGACACGGCGCCGCGCTCGCGGACGAACAGCGCGGTGCCGAGCGAGTTCTCCAGGACGCGGATCTGCTTCGACAGGCTCGGCTGCGAGACGCCGCACTCGTCGGCGGCGTGCGTGAAGTGCCGGGTGCGGGCCACGGCGACGAAGTAGGCGAGCTGCTGGATCTGCACGCCTCCCAGTGTTCCATAGCCAACGGCTATGAAAGTGAGCCTCAGTATGACTTAGCGCACCTGCATCCGTTCGTCCTATCGTGATCGGGTGGCGACAACCGAGACGACCAAGCGGGTCACCGCGAGGCGGTCCACCGTGGCGCTGAAGGCGCTGATGGCGGTCTCCGGCCTCATCATGGTGGGCTACCTGCTCCTGCACATGTACGGCAACCTCAAGGTCTTCAGCGGCCAGGTTGCCTTCGACGAGTACGCGCACCACCTGCGGACGCTGGGCGAGCCGCTCCTTCCGTACGAGGGCGCGCTCTGGATCGTCCGCGTCGTGCTCCTCGCGGCGATCATCGCGCACATCTACTCGGCGGTGACGCTGACGATCCGCGACCGCAAGGCCCGCGGTGCGGTGGGCGGCCGGCGCTACCGGTCGACCCAGAACCGCCGCGGCTTCCAGCGCTCCTACGCGTCGTTCACGCTGCGCTGGGGCGGCGTCATCATCTTCGCGTTCATCATCTTCCACCTGCTGAACCTCACGACGAACGACATCCACCCCGGTGGCGCGTCCGGCAGCCCGTACGAGCGGGTCGTCAACACGTTCGAAGTCTGGTACATGGTGCTCGCGTACACGATCGCGCTGCTCGCGGTCGCGTTCCACCTGCGCCACGGCATCTGGGCCGCGTGCATGACGCTGGGTGCCAACACCAGCGCCCGCGCGCGCCGCAACCTCAACGTCCTCGCCTACGCGCTGGCCGCGATCATCACGATCGGGTTCCTGCTGCCGCCGTTCGCGATCTTCTTCGGATGGGTGGGCTGATTCCATGACCAACGTCAACGTCAACGAACGCACCGACGCCTTCACCGATCTGTACGAGCTGGGTTCTCCGGTCGCCGACACCAAGGCGCCCGGCGGCGAGATCGCGCAGTGGTGGGACACCCGTCGCTTCGAGGCCAAGCTGGTCAACCCGGCGAACCGCCGCAAGCTGAGCGTGATCATCATCGGCACCGGTCTGGCGGGCGCCTCGGCGGCCGCGACCCTCGGCGAGGGCGGCTACCACGTCAAGAGCTTCTGCTACCAGGACAGCCCGCGGCGGGCGCACTCGATCGCCGCGCAGGGCGGCATCAACGCGGCGAAGAACTACCGCAACGACGGCGACTCGATCTACCGGCTGTTCTACGACACGGTCAAGGGCGGCGACTTCCGCAGCCGCGAGTCGAACGTCTACCGCCTCGCGCAGGTCTCGGTCGAGATCATCGACCAGTGCGTCGCGCAGGGCGTCCCGTTCGCCCGCGAGTACGGCGGTCTGCTCGACAACCGCTCGTTCGGCGGCGTGCAGGTCTCTCGCACGTTCTACGCCCGCGGCCAGACCGGCCAGCAGCTGCTGATCGGCGCGTACCAGGCGCTGGAGCGGCAGGTCGCCGCCGGCACGGTCGAGATGAACACGCGGCACGAGATGCTCGAGCTGATCGTCGTCGACGGTCGCGCCCGCGGCGTGATCGTGCGCGACATGGTGAGCGGCGAGATCGAGACCCACTTCGCCGACGCGGTCGTGCTCGCCTCCGGCGGCTACGGCAACGTCTTCTTCCTCTCGACCAACGCGATGGGCAGCAACGTCACGGCGACGTGGCGTGCGCACCGCAAGGGCGCCTACTTCGGCAACCCGTGCTACACACAGATCCACCCGACCTGCATCCCGGTCTCCGGCGACTACCAGTCGAAGCTGACCCTGATGAGCGAGTCGCTGCGCAACGACGGCCGGATCTGGGTCCCGAAGAAGGCCGGTGACGACCGCGACCCGCGCCAGATCCCCGAGGAGGACCGCGACTACTACCTGGAGCGCCAGTACCCCTCGTTCGGCAACCTGGTGCCGCGTGACATCGCGTCGCGCGCCGCGAAGTACGTCTGCGACGAGGGCCGCGGCGTCGGCCCCGGCGGGCTCGGGGTCTACCTCGACTTCGGTGACGCGATCGACCGGCTGGGGCTCAAGGCGGTCGAGGCGAAGTACGGCAACCTCTTCGACATGTACGCCCAGATCACCGGCGAGAACCCGTACGAGACGCCGATGCGGATCTACCCGGCGGTGCACTACACGATGGGCGGGCTGTGGGTCGACTACGACCTCCAGTCGTCGATCCCCGGCCTGTTCGTGACCGGCGAGGCGAACTTCTCCGACCACGGCGCGAACCGTCTCGGCGCCAGCGCGCTGATGCAGGGCCTCGCCGACGGCTACTTCGTGCTCCCGAACACCCTCGCGAACTACCTCGCCGACGGGCCGTACGAGGCGCTCGACGAGTCGCACCCCGAGGCCGTCGCGGCACGGACCCAGGTCACCGACCGGATCGAGAAGCTGCTGTCGATCAACGGCTCCCGCACCGTCGACTCGTTCCACCGTGAGCTCGGCAACATCATGTGGGAGTACTGCGGCATGGCCCGCTCGGAGGGCGGCCTGCTCAAGGCGATCGAGTTGATCCGTGAGCTCAAGACCGAGTTCTGGCGCGACGTCAAGGTCACCGGCACGAACGAGGAGCTGAACCAGACCCTGGAGCGCGCCAACCGCGTCGCCGACTTCATCGAGCTCGGCGAGCTGATGTGCATCGACGCGCTGCACCGCCGCGAGTCCTGCGGTGGTCACTTCCGGGTCGAGAGCCAGACCGAGGACGGCGAGGCGCTGCGTCACGACGACGAGTTCGCCTACGTCGCCGCCTGGGAGTACGGCGGCGAGGACGGCGGCAAGCCGGTCCTGCACAAGGAAGAGCTGGTCTACCAGTACGTCGAGATGAAGCAGCGGAGCTACAAGTGAAGATCACCGTTCGTGTGTGGCGGCAGGCCAACCCGTCTGCCGAGGGCCAGATGGTCTCCTACGAGCTGGACGACGTCTCCGAGCACATGTCGTTCCTCGAGATGCTCGACGTGCTCAACGAGCGCCTCACCGTCACCGGCGAGGAGCCGATCGCGTTCGACAGCGACTGCCGCGAGGGCATCTGCGGCATGTGCGGGATCGTCATCAACGGGCTGGCGCACGGCCCGGAGCGTACGACGACGTGCCAGCTGCACATGCGCTCCTTCAACGACGGCGACGTGATCGACATCGAGCCGTGGCGCTCGGGCACGTTCCCGGTCGTCAAGGACCTCGTCGTCGACCGTGGCGCGTTCGACCGGATCATCCAGGCCGGCGGCTTCATCAGCGCTCCGACCGGATCGGCCGTCGAGGCCAACAACATCCCGGTGCCGAAGGAGAACGCCGACCACGCGTTCGAGGCGGCGACGTGCATCGGCTGCGGCGCCTGCGTCGCCGCGTGCCCGAACGGGTCGGCGATGCTGTTCACGGCCGCGAAGATCACCCACCTGGGCCTGCTGCCGCAGGGGCAGGCCGAGCGCGACTCGCGCGTGCTCGGGATGGTCGAGCAGCACGACGCCGAGGGCTTCGGCGGCTGCACGAACATCGGTGAGTGCACCGCGGCCTGCCCGAAGGGGATCCCGCTGTCGACGATCTCGCGACTCAACCGCGACCTGCTCGGCGCCCTCGCCAAGGGCAAGGCCTGACGTACGGCGTCTCGATCCTCGCTCCGCTCGGCCTCGACGAACGACTCCCGCTGGTCGAGGCGCGAGCGGAGCGTGTGGGTTCCCGCTGGTCGAGGCGCGAGCGGAGCGTGTGGGTTCCCGCTGGTCGAGGCGCGAGCGGAGCGAGTGATCGAGACCCGAGGCCTTCTGCTACTGCGTCAGCGCGCGGGAGCGGGCGGCCTCGTACTCGTCCTGCGTGATCATCTGGCGGTCGCGCAGGCTGGTGAGCTCGGCGAGCCGGGCTTCGAGCGACTTCCCGGCGAACATGGAGCCGTCGATGGCCCTCGCCATGGCCGTCGTCTCCATCGTCATCGGGTCGAGGCCGTGCCTGCGAGCCTCGCGGACGTTGCGGCGGACGGCGATCACCATGAAGGCCACGACGACGAAGAAGAAGATCGCGACGAATGCCAGGAACACGGTGAAGATCAGACCGACGCTGCCGAAGATGAGCTCGTCGCCCATGGCCCCTCCCGGGGATCCTGCCCACCGTTCTGCGGGCGTCCTGGCGAGAGCGTAACGGTAGCCTGGGGTCATGCTCACGCCTTCGGACCTCGTCGATGCTGTCGACGCACTGGTCCCCGACCTGCTCGAGATCAGGCGTGATCTGCACGCCCACCCCGAGCTGTCGTGGCAGGAGCACCGCACCACCGACGTGGTCGCCCGGCACCTCGACAAGCTCGGGCTGACCTGCTCCCCGCTGGGCGCGACCGGACTCGTGGCCGAGGTCGGGTCCGGCCCCGGACCCGTCGTCGCGCTGCGAGCGGACCTCGACGCGCTCCCGGTCGAGGACACGACCACCGATCCCTGGCGGTCGACCGTCGCGGGCGTGGCGCATGCCTGCGGCCACGACGTCCACACCACGGCGCTCCTCGGCGCGGCAGGGGCGCTGGCCACGCTCGACGACGCACGAGCGCTGCCGTTCCGGGTGCGGCTGGTCTTCCAGCCCGCCGAGGAGGTGATGCCCGGTGGCGCGCTGTCCTCGCTCGCGGCCGGGGCGCTCACCGGGGTCTCGCGCGTGTTCGCCCTGCACTGCGACCCGGCACTCGACGTCGGTACCATCGGCCTCCGCGAGGGCTCGCTCACCGGCGCCGCCGACATGATCACGGTGACGCTGGCCGGCCGCGGCGGGCACACCTCGCGCCCGCACCTCACCCAGGACCTGACGTTCGCGCTGGCGACGCTGTGCACCCAGCTGCCGGCGGCCCTGTCGCGGCGGGTCGACCCGAGGGCCGGCGCCAGCCTGGTGTGGGGGAGCATCAACGCCGGCAGCGCCCCGAACGTCATTCCCTCCTCCGGGCAGGTCCGCGGCACGCTGCGGATGCTCGACGCCGCCGCGTGGCACGACGCCGAGCACCTCGTGCGAGCCCTGGTCCGCGAGATCGTCGCGCCGTACGGCGTGGACGCCGACGTCGCCTACACCCGCGGCGTGCCGCCGGTCGTCAACGACGTCGAGTCGACCGAGCTGCTGCGGGACGCCGTCGCGGCCGCACTCGGCCCGAGCGCGGTGACCACCACGACGCAGAGCCTCGGCGGCGAGGACTTCGCCTGGTTCGTCGAGTCGGTCCCGGGCGCGATGGGGCGCCTCGGCACCCGGACCCCGGGCGGCCCCACGTACGACCTGCACCAGGGCAATCTCCGGGTCGACGAGCGCGCGGTCGCCGTCGGTGCGAAGGTGCTGGCGATGTCGGCCTTGGCGAGCGCGACGGTCTGAGACCCAGGGCGGGGACGGCCCTGGGTGTGCGTACGTGCCCGCTCAGTCC harbors:
- a CDS encoding amidohydrolase — protein: MLTPSDLVDAVDALVPDLLEIRRDLHAHPELSWQEHRTTDVVARHLDKLGLTCSPLGATGLVAEVGSGPGPVVALRADLDALPVEDTTTDPWRSTVAGVAHACGHDVHTTALLGAAGALATLDDARALPFRVRLVFQPAEEVMPGGALSSLAAGALTGVSRVFALHCDPALDVGTIGLREGSLTGAADMITVTLAGRGGHTSRPHLTQDLTFALATLCTQLPAALSRRVDPRAGASLVWGSINAGSAPNVIPSSGQVRGTLRMLDAAAWHDAEHLVRALVREIVAPYGVDADVAYTRGVPPVVNDVESTELLRDAVAAALGPSAVTTTTQSLGGEDFAWFVESVPGAMGRLGTRTPGGPTYDLHQGNLRVDERAVAVGAKVLAMSALASATV
- a CDS encoding fumarate reductase/succinate dehydrogenase flavoprotein subunit, producing MTNVNVNERTDAFTDLYELGSPVADTKAPGGEIAQWWDTRRFEAKLVNPANRRKLSVIIIGTGLAGASAAATLGEGGYHVKSFCYQDSPRRAHSIAAQGGINAAKNYRNDGDSIYRLFYDTVKGGDFRSRESNVYRLAQVSVEIIDQCVAQGVPFAREYGGLLDNRSFGGVQVSRTFYARGQTGQQLLIGAYQALERQVAAGTVEMNTRHEMLELIVVDGRARGVIVRDMVSGEIETHFADAVVLASGGYGNVFFLSTNAMGSNVTATWRAHRKGAYFGNPCYTQIHPTCIPVSGDYQSKLTLMSESLRNDGRIWVPKKAGDDRDPRQIPEEDRDYYLERQYPSFGNLVPRDIASRAAKYVCDEGRGVGPGGLGVYLDFGDAIDRLGLKAVEAKYGNLFDMYAQITGENPYETPMRIYPAVHYTMGGLWVDYDLQSSIPGLFVTGEANFSDHGANRLGASALMQGLADGYFVLPNTLANYLADGPYEALDESHPEAVAARTQVTDRIEKLLSINGSRTVDSFHRELGNIMWEYCGMARSEGGLLKAIELIRELKTEFWRDVKVTGTNEELNQTLERANRVADFIELGELMCIDALHRRESCGGHFRVESQTEDGEALRHDDEFAYVAAWEYGGEDGGKPVLHKEELVYQYVEMKQRSYK
- a CDS encoding SHOCT domain-containing protein: MGDELIFGSVGLIFTVFLAFVAIFFFVVVAFMVIAVRRNVREARRHGLDPMTMETTAMARAIDGSMFAGKSLEARLAELTSLRDRQMITQDEYEAARSRALTQ
- a CDS encoding succinate dehydrogenase/fumarate reductase iron-sulfur subunit; amino-acid sequence: MKITVRVWRQANPSAEGQMVSYELDDVSEHMSFLEMLDVLNERLTVTGEEPIAFDSDCREGICGMCGIVINGLAHGPERTTTCQLHMRSFNDGDVIDIEPWRSGTFPVVKDLVVDRGAFDRIIQAGGFISAPTGSAVEANNIPVPKENADHAFEAATCIGCGACVAACPNGSAMLFTAAKITHLGLLPQGQAERDSRVLGMVEQHDAEGFGGCTNIGECTAACPKGIPLSTISRLNRDLLGALAKGKA
- a CDS encoding succinate dehydrogenase cytochrome b subunit; amino-acid sequence: MATTETTKRVTARRSTVALKALMAVSGLIMVGYLLLHMYGNLKVFSGQVAFDEYAHHLRTLGEPLLPYEGALWIVRVVLLAAIIAHIYSAVTLTIRDRKARGAVGGRRYRSTQNRRGFQRSYASFTLRWGGVIIFAFIIFHLLNLTTNDIHPGGASGSPYERVVNTFEVWYMVLAYTIALLAVAFHLRHGIWAACMTLGANTSARARRNLNVLAYALAAIITIGFLLPPFAIFFGWVG